TGAGAATAAACTTGTAATCCACCCGCGTCCTGATCAAATCGGCAGCTTTCTTCAATATAGAATCGATATCGCTACGGCTCAGGTGTTCTTCCTGTAATTCCTGCTGATGGTTGTTAAAATCATTCAATTTCTTCATCGAATTGCGAACTTTGGTTTTTCCCAATATCACACGCTCCGAGCAACTCTTATCCATCTAGCTGGCAAACATTCCAGTTGTTGATTTAGGAGATTCGCATTATTGCAACATTCTCGAAGTTTGCCACAACACGAATGAACTCTACTTCCGATCTCTTCCACCGTCTCCATACGGTAATACTCAGCGATAATATTGAGGATCTAAGATAAAATATTTTTTGCATCGTTTCATCCCATTTAGATATCATCATATTTCGATTCAAGGATTAATTTGATTGGAATCCTGTGAAGGCGTTATCAAAAAGCTTTTGTGTGCGATCAAAGCAAAAAAAATTGTGCATCCGCTGCCTATCTCTGCACGACAATTCTCACCGATGCGTTCCAAGTAGATTTTTCTTTTGATCCAATGATTTCACTCTTTCTATACAAGGCTTCGAGGATCATACAGATGATCTCTTGAAGATGAAAGAACAAGGAAATCGGAGCGGCAGGATTTGCGAATGAATAATATCCCTTCTTACTTGCATGCTTTTGTCCTACTTTCTGCCACACATCTCAGACGACTTATTGGTTTTGGCTAGAGCTTATCTACAGCATGAAGCATCAATCGTTCAAATAAACCAGTAAGTGCATTTAGTAGGGAACATTTCGCTTTTTTAACAAGAGAGAAGAATATGTAGCATAAATAAACCGGTTCTGGTTTCGTACACTTTGTAGTGATCACAAGAAGAGTCGGCATAACAGCCATATCTGCGAGAAATCAATTCACTCACTGCGCGTTCGATCCCTTTTTGGTTTTTGATGTAAATTCAAGACTCACACTGGATGCAGAGTTTTCAGCGTATAATGCGTTCTTTGAACACCAGAGTTCGAACGATCAAGAGGGTCCGATTTGGATCCAACATTACTGTTTTCAGTATAAAGCATGTGTTAGAAGAAATGAGACACAGCACGAATATTATCTTCACAATGTCTACAGCTACATATCGAGAAGAAATCATAAAATAAATCTCCTCACATTCATAATAGGAGGCGGGGATATTCATAGAGGAAGGGGTAGGATCAGAAAAAGGACTCAATCAAAAAAAAAGGAAACTTAGGACTGCTGTACTGGCCATGGCATTCATCATAGGCGTTATGCTCATCGTGTATTTTGCAATCTTCAACCCTGCGACCTCACTTTTAGCATCAGTACATGATAATGATGGTGATGGAATTGTAGACAGTCGCGACTTCTATGATTATGGAAATGGGAAGATCAAGATAAGCATAATCTCATATCAAGGAGATGGATCTGCTGACTTAATGTCAGATTCTGATCCTTATTTTATAATTTACATCTCTTACCCAATAGACTTAAAGGATTATTTTTACGATTACGATCAAAGTGCAGTTTTCAAGGATGTCGAATACCTAGAGAACCCTTTTTACGCAATTTTCGATATACCAGATAATACAACATCAATCAGTTTTACAATAAAAGTGTACGATTCAGATATTGGCGAGCCGCAGATGATTGACTACAATCCATCCGCCTCTGTGGAATTCTGGATCACGCACGTTGTTACCGCACCATTTTCTGGAAACTGGTCGAACGACGGCAGCAGTGATGGAATATCGGGAGAAATTGACTGTGAATTGACTTACAATCTCACGGTAGTAGCATAGCTGTTAATTCTCTAATTGTAACTTTTTTTCTTTCTCATTTACATCATTTCCGATCGTATAATTTTAATGATATTTTTATTGACGAAACTGCCCGGAAAAGAAGGGTGTGACAACATGCATC
This genomic window from Methanomassiliicoccales archaeon contains:
- a CDS encoding type I restriction-modification system subunit M N-terminal domain-containing protein — protein: MGKTKVRNSMKKLNDFNNHQQELQEEHLSRSDIDSILKKAADLIRTRVDYKFILILLFLKRISDKWDVEFEEAYREALSQGLSEADARAEA